CCTAGTACCATTGACAGCAGGAAAATACCTATGGTTATGGTAATGTATGTAGGGATGAAAGTGATCAATATGCTGTTTAAGACCAGGGACCAACCTACCACAGCTAGCACCAGGGCTATCATATCAATTTTGCCAAGGGCATAGGGTGCTTTGTATTTACGGTAACTGAGTACCAGTCCTAGTAGGGATCCCAGTACAAATGAAAGTATGTAGAGGAGATAAATTGTTTCATTCATTAAATCACCATTTAAGTGGGACGGTAAAGGTATATGAAGGATGCTATGAAAGCAAGGAGGGTAATGATCATTGCCCAGTTTTCGGCATTCTCTGTGAAATGAATTGCTCCCTTCTTGTTAAGCAGATAAGTAAGAATCATTAACAAGAACACTGCCACAGTGAGGGGTAAAACAATGTTCCATTGTAATATTACAGCTAATCCACTGGCTAAAACACTTCCAAAGGCTGCCAGGGTCATCAGGAACAGTGTATCTTTTTCTTGTATTTCCATTTTTGATTCTCCATTTAATATAGTAAAAGTACCAGGGATCCTACAATTCCAATTAGGGCAAAGCTAACCTGGGTCATTATGGAATGGTTGGGGTTTAAGATAGGTGTGGTGGCATTGATAAAGCCCACAATGGTTGATAATGCAAGCATACCCACCAGGTACCATAACGGACTTAGACCTCCAATGAAAACTGTTAAGAACACCCATAGGAGCATGTACCATGCTATTGATTCAGACATCATTAGGTAACCACGGAGCAATCCGAAGTGCTCTGTTTCATATCCTGAAATGATGTCTTTTCCTTTGGTTATGGCGAAAGGAGAGTATGGGGCTTTAGATAAGATTAACACGAAGAACATGGCTGCTGCCAGGGGTATGCTGTATATTAATGGTCCATTTGCAGCTTGGTAGCTGATGATTTGTGCTATGTTCATGGTTCCAGCTTTGAAATAAATAATAATGAGAACTGCAAAGAGAGGTACTTCAGCTGCTGCTGAGAAAACTGCTCTCACACAACTTAATTTACCATAGGGTGATCCAGAGGAGGATCCTGCGTTATGTTCCACAATTTTATGAATGGCATATATGGCGAATATTAGTAGAAGTGAGCCTTGTGTCACAGGTCCTACTATGATTGCTGATACCCATATGACACATAACATGGCAGTTATTGCTATGTAAAAGGGCATTGCTGCTGTTTTAGGAAATGTTGATTCTTTGATAAAGAACTTGAGTGTATGCAGAAGGTGCTGAATGATAGGTGGCCCTGGTCTCATTTGTATTCTGGCCATTATCTTTCTCTGCAGTCCGAAAAGGACACTTCCCACCAGAAATGCGATGAGAACGTTCAACAGAATGTTTGCCATTAAGTTCAATATGATCACCGATAATTTAATCCTTTTTTTGCGGTTAATTCTTGTTTGGGGTTAATTATTCGTAAATATTGTTTAAACTCTTAGGGGTAAAGTATTCTGGGTTAATATCCAATAAATGGCTCCCTGTTTTTGTCTTCTTCATCTTCTTTAGGTCCTCTTTTCATT
The sequence above is a segment of the Methanobacterium petrolearium genome. Coding sequences within it:
- a CDS encoding respiratory chain complex I subunit 1 family protein, with the protein product MNLMANILLNVLIAFLVGSVLFGLQRKIMARIQMRPGPPIIQHLLHTLKFFIKESTFPKTAAMPFYIAITAMLCVIWVSAIIVGPVTQGSLLLIFAIYAIHKIVEHNAGSSSGSPYGKLSCVRAVFSAAAEVPLFAVLIIIYFKAGTMNIAQIISYQAANGPLIYSIPLAAAMFFVLILSKAPYSPFAITKGKDIISGYETEHFGLLRGYLMMSESIAWYMLLWVFLTVFIGGLSPLWYLVGMLALSTIVGFINATTPILNPNHSIMTQVSFALIGIVGSLVLLLY
- a CDS encoding energy-converting hydrogenase subunit EhaL family protein encodes the protein MNETIYLLYILSFVLGSLLGLVLSYRKYKAPYALGKIDMIALVLAVVGWSLVLNSILITFIPTYITITIGIFLLSMVLGMRPGYGRNETFIGIIVAGIIWITRTVIL
- a CDS encoding hydrogenase; this encodes MEIQEKDTLFLMTLAAFGSVLASGLAVILQWNIVLPLTVAVFLLMILTYLLNKKGAIHFTENAENWAMIITLLAFIASFIYLYRPT